A region of Nocardioides sp. JS614 DNA encodes the following proteins:
- a CDS encoding MmgE/PrpD family protein has protein sequence MAEPASQTLGERIAEFATDAAANGVPNDVAASVQQRTLDVLGLCVAAHRLDTSAAIIEHVLDQGGHEQASLVGRPERVTAAQAALVNGVLAHSLDYDDTHLPSILHPSASVVPAALAAAEHAGASGELTVRAIAVGLEVAVRLGMAGYDEKLGNSVFFEHGQHATSITGAMGSAVAASLVYGADRGAVLHALGLTASMASGVIEANRSGGTVKRLHCGLAAQAGVTAAQLVRRGFTGPATVLEGRFGFFQAWLHGQFFPVAVTEGLGEEWSVPGIFFKPYPANHFTHTTVDAGRAFRDRGVRPEDIASVTIGAPTAVIRTIGQPIDVKRAPQTGYQAQFSGPYAFVAGLFGGSGLGTGLDDYTDALAQDPARRAVMAKVDVVPDERCDGIYPFQFPAVVTLRTTSGEELVEEVLSNRGGPARPLSDDELATKFRDNVAGRLGAAAADAVRRSALDLRHASGVADLLTPLSNLEENR, from the coding sequence GTGGCTGAGCCCGCGAGCCAGACCCTCGGCGAGCGGATCGCCGAGTTCGCGACCGACGCCGCCGCGAACGGCGTACCGAACGACGTCGCCGCCAGCGTCCAGCAGCGGACACTTGACGTCCTCGGCCTGTGCGTCGCGGCCCACCGGCTGGATACCAGCGCCGCGATCATCGAGCACGTGCTCGACCAGGGCGGCCACGAGCAGGCCAGCCTCGTCGGTCGCCCCGAGCGGGTGACCGCGGCGCAGGCGGCGCTCGTCAACGGGGTGCTCGCGCACTCGCTCGACTACGACGACACCCACCTGCCGTCGATCCTGCACCCGAGCGCCAGCGTGGTGCCCGCCGCCCTGGCCGCGGCCGAGCACGCCGGAGCGAGCGGGGAGCTCACGGTCCGCGCGATCGCGGTCGGGCTGGAGGTCGCCGTACGCCTCGGCATGGCGGGGTACGACGAGAAGCTCGGGAACTCGGTGTTCTTCGAGCATGGACAGCACGCCACCTCGATCACGGGCGCCATGGGCTCGGCGGTCGCGGCGTCGCTGGTCTACGGCGCCGACCGCGGCGCGGTCCTGCACGCGCTCGGGCTGACCGCGTCCATGGCGTCCGGGGTGATCGAGGCCAACCGCTCCGGCGGCACGGTCAAGCGCCTGCATTGCGGCCTGGCCGCGCAAGCCGGTGTCACCGCCGCTCAGCTCGTGCGCCGGGGCTTCACCGGCCCGGCCACCGTCTTGGAGGGCCGCTTCGGCTTCTTCCAGGCCTGGTTGCACGGCCAGTTCTTCCCGGTCGCCGTCACCGAGGGACTCGGCGAGGAGTGGTCGGTGCCCGGCATCTTCTTCAAGCCCTACCCGGCCAACCACTTCACCCACACCACGGTCGACGCCGGACGCGCCTTCCGCGACCGGGGCGTGCGCCCCGAGGACATCGCGTCGGTCACGATCGGAGCGCCGACAGCGGTGATCCGCACGATCGGCCAGCCGATCGACGTCAAGCGCGCACCGCAGACCGGATACCAGGCCCAGTTCTCGGGACCGTACGCGTTCGTCGCCGGCCTCTTCGGCGGCTCCGGCTTGGGCACCGGCCTCGACGACTACACGGACGCCCTCGCCCAGGACCCCGCCCGCCGCGCGGTGATGGCCAAGGTCGACGTCGTCCCCGACGAGCGCTGCGACGGGATCTACCCCTTCCAGTTCCCGGCGGTCGTCACGCTCCGCACCACGTCGGGCGAGGAGCTGGTCGAGGAGGTCCTCTCGAACCGCGGCGGCCCGGCCCGCCCGTTGAGCGACGACGAGCTCGCCACGAAGTTCCGCGACAACGTCGCCGGTCGCCTCGGGGCGGCCGCTGCCGACGCCGTGCGTCGTAGCGCCCTCGACCTGCGTCATGCCAGTGGCGTCGCCGACCTGCTGACCCCCCTTTCGAACCTGGAGGAGAACCGATGA
- a CDS encoding cyclase family protein has protein sequence MSIEPMPTTEPLLTAVRAGVRVIDLGRTLTVGMPQSPNHPAYWHSMPRRHGDMVRADGASAANDMITMGTHVGTHIDALSHVSQDGKLFGGLDAAEALVGGRYIELGAHTIEPMVRRGLLLDVPGTLGVACLEAGQEITVPDLEATLERQGLTIGAGDVVLVRSGWGQHFDAGDSDTFRGLSIGVPGIGEAGAAWLAAHGVHAVGADTIAFERLAPGAGHGLLPAHRVLLVERGIYIIETMDLEELAREALHEFLFILSPLPLFGATGSPVRPLAVVTRG, from the coding sequence ATGTCCATCGAACCCATGCCGACGACCGAGCCCCTGCTCACCGCTGTGCGCGCAGGCGTCCGCGTCATCGATCTCGGACGCACGTTGACCGTCGGGATGCCCCAGTCGCCCAACCACCCGGCGTACTGGCACTCGATGCCGCGTCGGCACGGCGACATGGTCCGTGCCGACGGGGCCTCGGCCGCCAACGACATGATCACCATGGGCACCCACGTCGGCACCCACATCGACGCGCTCTCACACGTCTCCCAGGACGGCAAGCTCTTCGGTGGCCTGGACGCCGCCGAGGCCCTCGTGGGCGGACGCTACATCGAGCTCGGTGCCCACACCATCGAGCCGATGGTGCGCCGCGGCCTGCTTCTCGACGTGCCCGGCACGCTGGGTGTGGCCTGCCTCGAGGCCGGCCAGGAGATCACCGTGCCTGACCTCGAGGCGACGTTAGAACGCCAGGGCCTGACCATCGGCGCGGGCGACGTGGTGCTCGTGCGGAGCGGCTGGGGCCAGCACTTCGACGCGGGCGACAGCGACACCTTCCGCGGCCTGTCCATCGGCGTGCCCGGCATCGGTGAGGCCGGGGCGGCCTGGCTGGCGGCCCACGGCGTGCACGCCGTGGGCGCCGACACCATCGCGTTCGAGCGGCTCGCGCCCGGCGCCGGCCACGGTCTGCTGCCCGCCCATCGGGTGCTGCTGGTCGAGCGCGGCATCTACATCATCGAGACGATGGATCTCGAGGAGCTCGCCCGCGAGGCCCTCCACGAGTTCCTGTTCATCCTCTCCCCCCTGCCACTCTTCGGCGCCACCGGCTCCCCGGTGCGACCGCTCGCGGTGGTCACCCGTGGCTGA
- a CDS encoding dihydroorotase, translated as MSELDLIITNVSVVVDDGAEPHPVDIGIKDGKIARLEAGLSRQSAGRVIDGAGKVAFPGVVDAHQHWGIYNPLPEDAVSESRASAQGGVTTAITYMRTGQYYLNKGGAYRDFFPEVLSLTEGRSVVDYAFHLAPMSAGHIAEIPALVEEHGVTSFKIFMFYGGHGLHGRSADQSSFLMTPEGERYDYAHFEFVMRGIEDARRKFPEIADQISLSLHCETAEIMTAYTKLVEEDGTLAGLPAYNASRPPHSEGLAVTIASYLAHETELPTINLLHLTSRKAVEAALTMADAFPHIDFRREVTVGHLLADCDTAHGVGGKVNPPLRPREDVEALWGYLLDGKIDWVVSDHACCKEELKFGDPEDDVFLAKSGFGGAEYLLAGMITEGRKRGLGLGRIAALTATNPAERYGLGATKGSLQVGKDADIALVDLDHTWTVRAEDSPSAQEYTPFEGQELTAKVTDTFVRGHHVMADGVVGDEPVGRYLARPTA; from the coding sequence ATGAGCGAGCTGGATCTGATCATCACCAACGTGTCGGTGGTCGTCGACGACGGGGCGGAGCCGCACCCCGTGGACATCGGGATCAAGGACGGGAAGATCGCTCGGCTCGAGGCAGGGCTGTCGCGCCAGAGCGCTGGCCGGGTGATCGACGGGGCCGGAAAGGTCGCGTTCCCAGGGGTGGTCGACGCCCACCAGCACTGGGGCATCTACAACCCGCTTCCCGAGGACGCAGTCAGCGAGAGCCGCGCATCGGCCCAGGGCGGCGTCACCACGGCGATCACCTACATGCGCACCGGCCAGTACTACCTGAACAAGGGCGGCGCCTACCGCGACTTCTTCCCCGAGGTCCTCTCGCTGACCGAGGGCAGGTCGGTCGTCGACTACGCCTTCCACCTCGCCCCGATGAGCGCCGGCCACATCGCCGAGATCCCGGCTCTGGTCGAAGAGCACGGCGTGACGTCGTTCAAGATCTTCATGTTCTACGGCGGGCACGGGCTCCACGGCCGCAGCGCCGACCAGAGCTCGTTCCTGATGACACCCGAGGGTGAGCGATACGACTATGCACACTTCGAGTTCGTCATGCGCGGCATCGAGGACGCGCGCAGGAAGTTCCCCGAGATCGCTGACCAGATCTCGCTCTCGCTGCACTGCGAGACCGCCGAGATCATGACGGCGTACACGAAGCTCGTCGAGGAGGACGGCACGCTCGCCGGCCTCCCGGCATACAACGCCTCCCGCCCGCCGCACTCGGAGGGCCTGGCGGTCACGATCGCGTCGTACCTGGCCCACGAGACCGAGCTGCCCACGATCAACCTGCTGCACCTGACCTCGCGGAAGGCGGTCGAGGCCGCGCTGACGATGGCCGACGCGTTCCCGCACATCGACTTCCGTCGCGAGGTCACCGTCGGCCACCTCCTCGCCGACTGCGACACCGCCCACGGCGTCGGTGGCAAGGTCAACCCGCCGCTGCGCCCCCGCGAGGACGTCGAAGCCCTGTGGGGCTACCTGCTCGACGGCAAGATCGACTGGGTCGTCTCGGACCACGCCTGCTGCAAGGAGGAGCTCAAGTTCGGCGACCCCGAAGACGACGTCTTCTTGGCCAAGTCCGGCTTCGGCGGCGCCGAGTACCTCCTCGCCGGCATGATCACCGAAGGCCGCAAGCGCGGTCTCGGCCTCGGCCGGATCGCCGCGCTCACCGCTACCAACCCCGCCGAGCGCTATGGTCTCGGTGCCACCAAGGGCTCCCTCCAGGTCGGCAAGGACGCCGACATCGCGCTCGTCGACCTCGACCACACCTGGACGGTCCGCGCCGAAGACTCCCCGTCCGCCCAGGAGTACACGCCCTTCGAGGGTCAGGAGCTCACGGCCAAGGTGACCGACACGTTCGTCCGGGGCCACCACGTGATGGCCGACGGCGTCGTGGGCGACGAGCCGGTGGGTCGGTACCTCGCCCGGCCCACGGCCTGA